From Anopheles arabiensis isolate DONGOLA chromosome 3, AaraD3, whole genome shotgun sequence, a single genomic window includes:
- the LOC120905134 gene encoding neuropeptide CCHamide-1 receptor-like isoform X3 — protein sequence MRVQQFRIKRHCFGHHSKDTLADVVYRSVSLSHNQTLGEQLLARSTRMLEQGTLTTANESTPADTLDDSEVYGSVVYGEESYTSLPSAPSSLPHHPDQMPLSEFELLEALLNSSAGGPMGSFWNASATETPYTPYELRPETYIVPILFAAIFIIGVLGNGTLIIVFLRHRAMRNVPNTYILSLALADLLLIVTTVPFTSIIYTLDSWPWGSLLCTSSEFIKDVSIGVSVFTLVALSGDRFFAIVDPLRKFHAHGGGRRATRMTITTAVLIWLLAIAFAVPAIVGSHIKTVVVNKDVSFYFCYPFPDEWGSQYARGMVLGKFLVYYAVPLFIIGIFYALIARHLIHSAKHVPGEMQGTVRQIKARRKVAITVLAFVVIFGICFLPSHLFMLWFYYNPNFNEDYNGFWHVLRIVGFCLSFANSCANPVALYCVSGAFRKHFNRYLLCDGSSNSRRRHGDNLAPRDTSLTSTMSRRYTSKRMQSLRINIQETTIVMIPNGNSKSDGAVLEKEMVCLS from the exons ACATCACTCCAAGGATACGCTCGCTGATGTCGTCTACCGTAGTGTAAGCTTGTCGCATAATCAAACATTGGGCGAGCAGCTGCTTGCGCGAAGCACCAGAATGTTGGAACAAGGTACACTCACCACCGCCAACGAATCCACGCCCGCCGACACGCTGGACGATAGTGAGGTGTACGGCAGTGTGGTGTACGGGGAAGAGTCCTACACCTCGCTACCGTCGGCACCATCCTCCCTGCCGCACCATCCGGACCAGATGCCCTTGAGCGAGTTCGAACTGCTCGAAGCGCTGCTCAACTCGTCCGCGGGCGGACCGATGGGCAGCTTCTGGAACGCGTCCGCCACCGAAACGCCCTACACACCGTACGAGCTGCGGCCCGAGACGTACATCGTGCCGATACTGTTCGCTGCCATCTTTATCATCGGCGTGCTCGGCAATGGGACACTTATAATCGTGTTCCTCAGGCACCGGGCAATGCGCAACGTTCCCAACAC CTACATCCTATCGCTAGCCTTAGCCGACCTGTTGCTGATCGTAACGACCGTGCCGTTTACGTCCATCATCTACACGCTCGATTCGTGGCCGTGGGGCAGCCTGCTCTGCACGTCGTCCGAGTTCATCAAGGACGTGTCGATCGGCGTGTCCGTGTTCACGCTCGTTGCCCTTTCCGGCGATCggttttttgccatcgtcgATCCGCTCCGGAAGTTTCACGCACACG GTGGGGGACGGCGTGCAACACGGATGACCATCACGACGGCGGTATTAATTTGGCTGCTGGCCATCGCGTTCGCCGTACCGGCCATCGTTGGATCACACATCAAG ACCGTCGTCGTCAACAAGGACGTGTCGTTTTACTTCTGCTACCCATTTCCGGACGAGTGGGGCTCCCAGTACGCCCGGGGGATGGTGCTGGGCAAGTTTCTCGTCTACTACGCCGTGCCGCTGTTCATAATTGGCATCTTCTACGCACTGATAGCGCGGCATCTCATCCACAGCGCCAAACACGTACCGGGCGAGATGCAGGGCACCGTGCGACAG ATCAAAGCCCGCCGGAAAGTGGCCATCACCGTGCTAGCGTTTGTGGTCATATTCGGTATCTGCTTCCTGCCTTCGCATCTGTTTATGCTGTGGTTCTATTACAA TCCAAATTTCAACGAAGATTACAACGGGTTCTGGCACGTGCTGCGAATAGTGGGCTTCTGCCTTTCGTTCGCCAACAGCTGCGCCAATCCTGTGGCTCTGTACTGTGTGAGTGGTGCCTTCCGGAAACATTTCAATCG GTATCTTCTGTGCGATGGCAGCTCCAACAGTCGGCGACGGCACGGAGACAATCTGGCACCGAGAGACACGTCCCTCACCAGCACCATGTCCCGCCGTTACACCAGCAAACGGATGCAATCGCTACGAAT
- the LOC120905134 gene encoding neuropeptide CCHamide-1 receptor-like isoform X2, with the protein MRVQQFRIKRHCFGHHSKDTLADVVYRSVSLSHNQTLGEQLLARSTRMLEQGTLTTANESTPADTLDDSEVYGSVVYGEESYTSLPSAPSSLPHHPDQMPLSEFELLEALLNSSAGGPMGSFWNASATETPYTPYELRPETYIVPILFAAIFIIGVLGNGTLIIVFLRHRAMRNVPNTYILSLALADLLLIVTTVPFTSIIYTLDSWPWGSLLCTSSEFIKDVSIGVSVFTLVALSGDRFFAIVDPLRKFHAHDPFLGGGRRATRMTITTAVLIWLLAIAFAVPAIVGSHIKTVVVNKDVSFYFCYPFPDEWGSQYARGMVLGKFLVYYAVPLFIIGIFYALIARHLIHSAKHVPGEMQGTVRQIKARRKVAITVLAFVVIFGICFLPSHLFMLWFYYNPNFNEDYNGFWHVLRIVGFCLSFANSCANPVALYCVSGAFRKHFNRYLLCDGSSNSRRRHGDNLAPRDTSLTSTMSRRYTSKRMQSLRINIQETTIVMIPNGNSKSDGAVLEKEMVCLS; encoded by the exons ACATCACTCCAAGGATACGCTCGCTGATGTCGTCTACCGTAGTGTAAGCTTGTCGCATAATCAAACATTGGGCGAGCAGCTGCTTGCGCGAAGCACCAGAATGTTGGAACAAGGTACACTCACCACCGCCAACGAATCCACGCCCGCCGACACGCTGGACGATAGTGAGGTGTACGGCAGTGTGGTGTACGGGGAAGAGTCCTACACCTCGCTACCGTCGGCACCATCCTCCCTGCCGCACCATCCGGACCAGATGCCCTTGAGCGAGTTCGAACTGCTCGAAGCGCTGCTCAACTCGTCCGCGGGCGGACCGATGGGCAGCTTCTGGAACGCGTCCGCCACCGAAACGCCCTACACACCGTACGAGCTGCGGCCCGAGACGTACATCGTGCCGATACTGTTCGCTGCCATCTTTATCATCGGCGTGCTCGGCAATGGGACACTTATAATCGTGTTCCTCAGGCACCGGGCAATGCGCAACGTTCCCAACAC CTACATCCTATCGCTAGCCTTAGCCGACCTGTTGCTGATCGTAACGACCGTGCCGTTTACGTCCATCATCTACACGCTCGATTCGTGGCCGTGGGGCAGCCTGCTCTGCACGTCGTCCGAGTTCATCAAGGACGTGTCGATCGGCGTGTCCGTGTTCACGCTCGTTGCCCTTTCCGGCGATCggttttttgccatcgtcgATCCGCTCCGGAAGTTTCACGCACACG ATCCTTTTCTAGGTGGGGGACGGCGTGCAACACGGATGACCATCACGACGGCGGTATTAATTTGGCTGCTGGCCATCGCGTTCGCCGTACCGGCCATCGTTGGATCACACATCAAG ACCGTCGTCGTCAACAAGGACGTGTCGTTTTACTTCTGCTACCCATTTCCGGACGAGTGGGGCTCCCAGTACGCCCGGGGGATGGTGCTGGGCAAGTTTCTCGTCTACTACGCCGTGCCGCTGTTCATAATTGGCATCTTCTACGCACTGATAGCGCGGCATCTCATCCACAGCGCCAAACACGTACCGGGCGAGATGCAGGGCACCGTGCGACAG ATCAAAGCCCGCCGGAAAGTGGCCATCACCGTGCTAGCGTTTGTGGTCATATTCGGTATCTGCTTCCTGCCTTCGCATCTGTTTATGCTGTGGTTCTATTACAA TCCAAATTTCAACGAAGATTACAACGGGTTCTGGCACGTGCTGCGAATAGTGGGCTTCTGCCTTTCGTTCGCCAACAGCTGCGCCAATCCTGTGGCTCTGTACTGTGTGAGTGGTGCCTTCCGGAAACATTTCAATCG GTATCTTCTGTGCGATGGCAGCTCCAACAGTCGGCGACGGCACGGAGACAATCTGGCACCGAGAGACACGTCCCTCACCAGCACCATGTCCCGCCGTTACACCAGCAAACGGATGCAATCGCTACGAAT
- the LOC120905134 gene encoding neuropeptide CCHamide-1 receptor-like isoform X1, which translates to MRVQQFRIKRHCFGHHSKDTLADVVYRSVSLSHNQTLGEQLLARSTRMLEQGTLTTANESTPADTLDDSEVYGSVVYGEESYTSLPSAPSSLPHHPDQMPLSEFELLEALLNSSAGGPMGSFWNASATETPYTPYELRPETYIVPILFAAIFIIGVLGNGTLIIVFLRHRAMRNVPNTYILSLALADLLLIVTTVPFTSIIYTLDSWPWGSLLCTSSEFIKDVSIGVSVFTLVALSGDRFFAIVDPLRKFHAHVDPFLGGGRRATRMTITTAVLIWLLAIAFAVPAIVGSHIKTVVVNKDVSFYFCYPFPDEWGSQYARGMVLGKFLVYYAVPLFIIGIFYALIARHLIHSAKHVPGEMQGTVRQIKARRKVAITVLAFVVIFGICFLPSHLFMLWFYYNPNFNEDYNGFWHVLRIVGFCLSFANSCANPVALYCVSGAFRKHFNRYLLCDGSSNSRRRHGDNLAPRDTSLTSTMSRRYTSKRMQSLRINIQETTIVMIPNGNSKSDGAVLEKEMVCLS; encoded by the exons ACATCACTCCAAGGATACGCTCGCTGATGTCGTCTACCGTAGTGTAAGCTTGTCGCATAATCAAACATTGGGCGAGCAGCTGCTTGCGCGAAGCACCAGAATGTTGGAACAAGGTACACTCACCACCGCCAACGAATCCACGCCCGCCGACACGCTGGACGATAGTGAGGTGTACGGCAGTGTGGTGTACGGGGAAGAGTCCTACACCTCGCTACCGTCGGCACCATCCTCCCTGCCGCACCATCCGGACCAGATGCCCTTGAGCGAGTTCGAACTGCTCGAAGCGCTGCTCAACTCGTCCGCGGGCGGACCGATGGGCAGCTTCTGGAACGCGTCCGCCACCGAAACGCCCTACACACCGTACGAGCTGCGGCCCGAGACGTACATCGTGCCGATACTGTTCGCTGCCATCTTTATCATCGGCGTGCTCGGCAATGGGACACTTATAATCGTGTTCCTCAGGCACCGGGCAATGCGCAACGTTCCCAACAC CTACATCCTATCGCTAGCCTTAGCCGACCTGTTGCTGATCGTAACGACCGTGCCGTTTACGTCCATCATCTACACGCTCGATTCGTGGCCGTGGGGCAGCCTGCTCTGCACGTCGTCCGAGTTCATCAAGGACGTGTCGATCGGCGTGTCCGTGTTCACGCTCGTTGCCCTTTCCGGCGATCggttttttgccatcgtcgATCCGCTCCGGAAGTTTCACGCACACG TAGATCCTTTTCTAGGTGGGGGACGGCGTGCAACACGGATGACCATCACGACGGCGGTATTAATTTGGCTGCTGGCCATCGCGTTCGCCGTACCGGCCATCGTTGGATCACACATCAAG ACCGTCGTCGTCAACAAGGACGTGTCGTTTTACTTCTGCTACCCATTTCCGGACGAGTGGGGCTCCCAGTACGCCCGGGGGATGGTGCTGGGCAAGTTTCTCGTCTACTACGCCGTGCCGCTGTTCATAATTGGCATCTTCTACGCACTGATAGCGCGGCATCTCATCCACAGCGCCAAACACGTACCGGGCGAGATGCAGGGCACCGTGCGACAG ATCAAAGCCCGCCGGAAAGTGGCCATCACCGTGCTAGCGTTTGTGGTCATATTCGGTATCTGCTTCCTGCCTTCGCATCTGTTTATGCTGTGGTTCTATTACAA TCCAAATTTCAACGAAGATTACAACGGGTTCTGGCACGTGCTGCGAATAGTGGGCTTCTGCCTTTCGTTCGCCAACAGCTGCGCCAATCCTGTGGCTCTGTACTGTGTGAGTGGTGCCTTCCGGAAACATTTCAATCG GTATCTTCTGTGCGATGGCAGCTCCAACAGTCGGCGACGGCACGGAGACAATCTGGCACCGAGAGACACGTCCCTCACCAGCACCATGTCCCGCCGTTACACCAGCAAACGGATGCAATCGCTACGAAT